A genomic window from Fusarium oxysporum Fo47 chromosome VIII, complete sequence includes:
- a CDS encoding replication factor A protein 3-domain-containing protein: MSEQLSTPRITAAYLDNFVGKVVMLVGKVTQLRGEQATLDSEGTVTVLLNRDAHLTNGNAVQVIGKVNPDLSIKVLTSRDLGTGVDHGPYQSSQAYTPRVAMVWTSPTKAGAITSPPRQRQAYSTDQDGKPVATPDSASTGTIRSSRSLHSAAQRLQRHAHSIHGQTRPTTAMSFTTSSSDMILGRDIQSRSSTLLYPSGPSHISQTPTSSLGALLPSPPEDTASRTCSVEMFRRTSVSTQPNQRYSNSQTYDQESTQESYIPSAQPYTPLVYSPPSMSSASLLPSPPMTQEDQYLSHGPLMSPAFSTSSRRYSGADRRPAGVTNRNSEPEDPEESALFDSVLEGIGRVHVSMNRDDAGRWRIKRESDERP, from the exons ATGTCTGAGCAACTTTCAACCCCGCGCATCACTGCTGCCTATCTTGACAACTTTGTTGGCAAAGTCGTCATGCTCGTGGGAAAGGTCACGCAGCTGCGAGGTGAACAGGCTACTCTTGACTCTGAGGGCACTGTCACCGTCTTGTTGAACAGG GATGCCCATCTCACAAATGGCAACGCTGTGCAAGTCATTGGAAAAGTCAATCCGGACCTGTCGATCAAGGTTTTGACATCCCGGGATTTGGGGACTGGTGTGG ACCATGGCCCTTACCAGTCCTCACAGGCATACACCCCGCGTGTGGCTATGGTCTGGACCTCGCCTACCAAGGCCGGCGCTATCACTTCTCCCCCTCGACAACGACAAGCTTATTCCACCGACCAAGATGGAAAACCAGTCGCGACCCCTGATTCAGCCTCCACTGGAACTAtcagatcttcaagatcctTACACAGTGCTGCACAGAGACTGCAGCGTCATGCGCATTCGATACATGGCCAGACGAGACCTACCACCGCAATGTCTTTCACAACATCCAGTTCCGATATGATTCTTGGCCGTGACATTCAGTCAAGATCCTCTACTCTGCTCTATCCGTCTGGGCCTTCTCACATCTCACAgactccaacttcttctctagGTGCACTCCTACCATCGCCACCAGAAGATACAGCCTCTCGCACTTGTTCCGTAGAAATGTTTCGGCGTACTTCCGTTAGTACGCAACCCAACCAACGATATTCAAACTCGCAGACCTACGATCAAGAGAGCACCCAAGAATCCTACATACCATCAGCTCAGCCTTATACGCCCCTGGTTTATTCTCCGCCGTCGATGTCTTCCGCGAGTCTGCTCCCGTCTCCGCCGATGACACAAGAAGATCAATACCTCTCACACGGGCCTCTCATGTCCCCCGCATTTTCAACGTCCTCCCGCCGCTACTCGGGGGCAGACCGCCGTCCCGCTGGCGTGACCAACAGGAACTCTGAACCAGAAGACCCTGAAGAATCTGCCCTATTCGATTCCGTTCTAGAGGGAATCGGGCGTGTTCATGTGTCGATGAACCGAGATGACGCAGGCAGATGGCGAATCAAGCGAGAATCTGACGAGAGACCATAG
- a CDS encoding AMP-activated serine/threonine-protein kinase regulatory subunit SNF4 — MEGNQEPEPARGDPETKAPADINLPSEPQGTQGQLEVTEAQIEDPTKENVKSWIEAQSETQPQPPTEPPTVEQVDDAVGELPRVENTPSTVPGATGRTAGKASTTSSAPGTDAPGQVQESAAEASFGGVGAVSGPGPALITPRGRAASTSTGPSTTAAGHGHVPQFVAPSSYLRRRTSIRSPMAPTEPKPLSPLDRDQLQGLNAIRDFLKVRTSYDVLPLSFRLIVLDTDLRIKKAISILTQNSIVSAPLWNSKTSRFAGILTSTDFINVIQYYCQFPDEFSKLDQFRLSSLRDIEKAIGAIPIETVSVHPSKPLYEACRRMLKTRARRIPLVDVDSETNKEMVVSVITQYRILKFIAVNNEHNTVLLKKTVRDIGLGTYSGIATASMGSSVLEVVHLMVKHNISCVPIIDSHGRVLNVFEAVDVIPCIKNGAYDDLDGSVGEALCKRSDESPGIYTCSEGDRLDSIFDTVRKSRVHRLIVVDDDNKLKGIISLSDILKYVLLYGVEDTSNWA; from the exons ATGGAGGGAAATCAAGAACCTGAACCCGCACGAGGGGATCCAGAAACAAAAGCACCAGCAGATATCAATTTACCAAGCGAACCTCAAGGAACGCAAGGTCAACTTGAAGTGACAGAGGCTCAAATTGAAGACCCAACGAAAGAAAACGTCAAATCATGGATCGAAGCCCAAAGCGAAACTCAACCACAACCTCCAACCGAACCCCCAACAGTTGAACaagttgacgatgctgtCGGAGAGCTGCCCCGCGTTGAAAATACCCCCAGTACAGTACCTGGCGCGACTGGTAGGACAGCTGGAAAAGCTTCGACCACATCTTCAGCTCCAGGCACAGACGCCCCAGGACAAGTACAAGAGTCAGCAGCCGAAGCCTCAtttggaggagttggagcTGTTTCTGGACCTGGACCGGCTTTGATAACTCCACGCGGGCGGGCTGCATCAACCTCCACTGGCCCCTCCACTACAGCCGCCGGTCATGGTCATGTCCCTCAATTTGTCGCTCCGTCATCCTACCTCCGACGCAGGACTTCAATCCGAAGCCCAATGGCGCCCACCGAACCAAAGCCTCTAAGTCCTCTGGACAGAGATCAGTTACAGGGTCTG AATGCCATACGCGATTTCCTCAAAGTTCGCACCAGCTACGATGTCTTACCTCTATCATTCCgtctcatcgtcctcgataCCGATCTCCGcatcaagaaggccatcaGCATCTTGACGCAGAACT CAATCGTATCGGCACCTCTATGGAACTCTAAAACCTCACGATTTGCCGGTATCCTTACGAGCACCGACTTTATCAATGTGATTCAATACTATTGCCAGTTCCCTGACGAGTTCAGCAAACTTGATCAGTTCCGATTGAGTAGCCTAAGAG ACATCGAGAAAGCTATCGGCGCAATACCCATCGAAACTGTATCGGTTCACCCTTCAAAGCCACTTTACGAAGCCTGTAGACGCATGCTCAAGACCCGCGCCAGACGAATTCCCCTGGTCGATGTCGATAGCGAGACCAACAAGGAAATGGTTGTTTCAGTCATCACCCAGTATCGTATCCTCAAGTTTATCGCCGTAAACAACGAACACAACACCGTCCTCTTGAAGAAAACGGTTCGCGACATTGGCCTCGGTACATATTCAGGCATCGCTACAGCCTCGATGGGCAGTTCCGTGCTTGAAGTTGTTCACCTGATGGTCAAACATAACATCAGCTGTGTCCCGATTATCGATTCTCACGGACGAGTTCTAAACGTTTTCGAAGCGGTTGATGTCATCCCCTGCATCAAAAACGGTGCCTACGATGACTTGGATGGCTCTGTCGGAGAAGCGCTCTGCAAGAGATCCGACGAGAGCCCTGGTATTTACACATGCAGTGAAGGCGATCGCCTGGACTCCATTTTTGATACGGTCCGAAAGAGCAGGGTTCATCGTCTGATAGTAGTGGACGATGataacaagctcaagggtATCATTTCGCTGTCCGACATTCTCAAATATGTGTTGCTCTACGGAGTGGAGGATACAAGCAACTGGGCTTGA
- a CDS encoding armadillo-type protein: MGICSSSCCGGRARDGLYEPVLADSEREAVADLLQYLENRGETDFFSGEPLRALSTLVFSENIDLQRSASLTFAEITERDVREVDRDTLEPILFLLQSPDIEVQRAASAALGNLAVDTENKVLIVQLGGLTPLIRQMMSPNVEVQCNAVGCITNLATHEENKAKIARSGALGPLTRLAKSRDMRVQRNATGALLNMTHSDENRQQLVNAGAIPVLVQLLSSPDVDVQYYCTTALSNIAVDASNRRKLAQSEPKLVQSLVNLMDSTSPKVQCQAALALRNLASDEKYQLDIVRANGLHPLLRLLQSSYLPLILSAVACIRNISIHPLNESPIIETNFLKPLVDLLGSTDNEEIQCHAISTLRNLAASSDRNKALVLDAGAVQKCKQLVLDVPITVQSEMTAAIAVLALSDDLKSHLLNLGVCGVLIPLTHSPSIEVQGNSAAALGNLSSKVGDYSIFVQNWTEPQGGIHGYLCRFLQSGDATFQHIAVWTLLQLFESEDKTLIGLIGKAEDIIEHIRSIANRQIETDNEFEDEDEGEVVNLAQRCLELLGQSMSKAHIEG, encoded by the exons ATGGGTATCTGCAGCTCCTCGTGCTGCGGAG GTCGAGCCCGCGATGGCTTGTATGAACCCGTCCTCGCCGATAGCGAACGAGAAGCTGTAGCCGACCTTCTCCAGTATCTCGAAAAT CGCGGCGAGAccgacttcttctctggcGAACCTCTACGTGCTCTGAGCACCTTGGTCTTTTCGGAAAACATAGATCTTCAACGAAGTGCTAGCTTGACTTTTGCTGAGATTACTGAACGAG ATGTCCGAGAGGTTGACCGCGATACCCTTGAACCTATTCTATTCCTTCTCCAGAGCCCCGATATCGAAGTTCAGCGAGCTGCCAGTGCTGCACTCGGAAACCTGGCTGTTGACA CCGAGAACAAGGTTCTCATTGTGCAACTCGGTGGTTTAACACCTCTAATCCGCCAGATGATGTCCCCCAATGTTGAAGTCCAGTGCAATGCTGTGGGATGTATCACGAACTTGGCTACACATGAGGAGAATAAAGCAAAGATTGCTCGCTCCGGAGCCCTTGGTCCTCTGACAAGGTTGGCCAAGTCTCGGGATATGCGGGTTCAGCGGAACGCTACTGGCGCTCTGCTAAACATGACACACTCTG ATGAGAACCGGCAACAACTGGTAAATGCTGGAGCTATTCCCGTCCTTGTTcagcttctttcttctcccgATGTCGACGTTCAATACTACTGCACCACAGCTCTCAGCAATATCGCCGTTGATGCCAGCAATCGACGAAAGCTGGCTCAAAGCGAACCCAAATTGGTCCAATCTCTTGTCAACCTCATGGACTCGACTTCGCCCAAGGTTCAATGCCAAgctgccctcgccctccGCAACCTCGCTTCCGACGAAAAGTATCAGCTCGATATCGTTCGCGCCAATGGGCTGCACCCTCTTCTCCGACTCCTCCAATCTTCTTATCTACCGCTCATCCTTTCTGCTGTCGCCTGTATACGAAACATCTCTATCCATCCTCTGAACGAGTCACCAATTATTGAAACCAACTTCCTCAAGCCACTCGTCGACCTACTTGGATCTACCGACAATGAAGAGATTCAGTGCCATGCCATCTCGACCCTTCGAAATCTTGCCGCCAGTTCCGATCGAAACAAAGCTCTTGTCCTGGATGCCGGTGCCGTGCAAAAGTGCAAGCAATTGGTTCTTGATGTGCCCATCACTGTCCAGTCCGAGATGACCGCTGCTATTGCCGTTCTGGCCTTGAGTGATGATCTCAAGTCTCATCTCTTGAACCTTGGAGTCTGCGGTGTTCTCATTCCTCTTACCCATTCGCCAAGCATTGAAGTCCAAGGCAACAGTGCTGCTGCCCTAGGCAACCTTTCCTCTAAAG TTGGTGACTACTCGATCTTTGTACAAAACTGGACCGAACCCCAAGGTGGAATTCACGGATACCTCTGCCGATTCCTGCAGTCTGGGGATGCTACCTTCCAGCACATCGCCGTCTGGACCCTTCTCCAGCTCTTCGAATCCGAGGACAAGACTCTTATTGGCCTCATTGGAAAGGCGGAGGACATCATCGAGCACATTCGAAGCATTGCAAATCGACAAATTGAAACCGACAATGAAttcgaggatgaggatgagggtgAAGTTGTCAACCTAGCTCAACGTTGCCTGGAACTCTTGGGACAGAGCATGTCCAAGGCTCACATCGAGGGCTAA
- a CDS encoding endopeptidase catalytic subunit IMP1 — MASFHFARRPVRTTVSFLKAACLVHLGITYGYTISPAQGPSMLPTFTVDGDWILCDHTRRYGRGVSVGDLVVYRIPIFNNQWGVKRVTGMPGDYVSVGTPGEQGEELMIQIPEGHCWISGDNLPASRDSRHFGPLPLALISGTTIAKILPWNERQWMKNGLQKAEELD, encoded by the exons ATGGCTTCGTTTCATTTCGCCCGCCGTCCTGTGCGTACAACAGTATCTTTCCTCAAGGCCGCCTGTCTCGTACACCTTGGAATCACATACGGCTATACCATCAGCCCAGCTCAAGGCCCTTCAATGCTTCCAACATTCACAGTCGATGGTGATTGGATTCTATGTGATCACACGCGTCGATATGGTCGCGGTGTCTCTGTTGGTGACTTGGTTGTCTACCGCATCCCAATCTTCAACAATCAGTGGGGAGTGAAACGAGTAACAGGCATGCCAGGGGACTATGTCTCTGTTGGAACGCCAGGAGAGCAAGGAGAAGAGTTAATGATACAG ATCCCCGAAGGGCATTGCTGGATTTCAGGAGACAATCTTCCAGCATCAAGAGATTCACGACATTTTGGCCCATTACCACTAGCTCTCATCTCTGGCACTACAATAGCCAAAATATTACCATGGAACGAACGTCAATGGATGAAAAATGGACTACAAAAGGCTGAAGAGCTAGACTAA
- a CDS encoding Alb1-domain-containing protein gives MAKKKAPSIHSRAARRATDIDIDTDKSLKEIKPPRDATQRPSVLAAHHSAGITKKAKRGRKEKMSAKARKRHEKGLEMAAAVVERTKSKVEKSKGRGRNIQQRSKNWDEINKAAEEADGAESAESDAEVKGRGVDMDEDMDVADEALPSAEVTTPAAVPLPADEDGDEIL, from the exons ATGGCGAAAAAGAAGG CACCCTCAATCCACTCCCGCGCCGCTCGTCGCGCAACAGACATCGACATCGACACCGACAAGTCTCTAAAAGAAATCAAGCCTCCCCGCGATGCCACCCAACGTCCCTCCGTTCTAGCGGCGCACCACTCCGCTGGTAtcaccaagaaggccaagcgCGGTCGCAAAGAGAAGATGTCTGCCAAAGCTAGGAAACGTCATGAGAAGGGCCTCGAgatggctgctgctgttgtggAGCGTACCAAGAGTAAGGTCGAGAAGAGTAAAGGTCGAGGGAGGAATATTCAGCAGAGAAGTAAAAATTGGGATGAGATTaacaaggctgctgaagaggcTGATGGTGCGGAGAGTGCGGAGAGTGATGCCGAGGTGAAGGGGCGTGGAGTCGATATGGACGAGGATATGGATGTTGCGGACGAGGCCTTGCCGTCTGCAGAGGTCACCACTCCTGCGGCGGTACCTCTACCCGCAGAcgaggatggtgatgagatcctTTAG